The DNA segment CCGCCACACTCCCAGGCAGACAGAGAGTAGCCAGTAACCAGATTTTTAACCTTAAACCAgagaatatatattaatatgtTACCATTCCTTGTTGCTGAAATAAAATTTGATCATAAATGGAACAAACAGTTTAATAAAATTCACCTGTGGAAACACAAAAACCTTTGTGCCATTGTTGGAAATCAGCAGGCTGTATGCAGTAGAGTTGTCATGCAAAGAAAAAGATATCTCACTGACAACATTGACAAGTGCTTTGATGTTGTTGCTGGTGAACACGAGAGCTTTCAAGGGGTAATCAACTATTTCAGACACAATAATGCCTGATCTGGCCTTTCCATCATATATCGTGACAGTTGAGGCAGACTCCACTGGTAAAGGGTTCGCAAAGTAACAAGCCTGCAAGTTTAGACAAAAAGGACATTGGATTCTCCTCAAGCATCTATTGCAAACAGCCAAACAGGTAACTCTACTATCTCAACAAAATCTTATTGCAGCGAATTTGTCAACTCTgagattattttatttataatagAATATTAGAACCATTGTTGATGTATGCTCTGACTTGTGAAATCTTAAACATGGCAAATTAAAATCAAAAGATTAGAAGCAGCAAAGGTCAGGCAtaaatatttaggtatgtagtaaTGACTCATTGCGGCACAAACTGCATAACTATGGTTTAATACTTAGTGAAGATTTCAAGTTTCTACCACCAAACAGCTCAATAATTACCTCCATGAAATCAGGAATGTATAATTAACAGGTGATAATGAAATTCGTTGAAGACCATAAGCACTGGAACTATAAATCTTACCTGGAAAAACATGCGGTCTGGCACTACAGATGTGCCATTGTCAAAGAAAACCCTAAAGGCTGCATTATTTACTTCAGAGGCAATCTTTGTAGCCAGTCCAAACATCCTTTTGTCCCAAGAGCAAGATAGCTGATTGATGGCACTTGAGACCAAGAAGATGTGACCGTATTCAACAGGATATGCCTTCAGGGAGAAAATGTCAATCAGCAGGGAACAAGCAGTCAAGCACAATGCAAATGTGAACTAGCATTTATGTTTGTATTCACATTTAGAGATCAAGGGAGGGTAGGGAGTTATTTGTAGAAACTCTAAAACATACATTTGCAATCAACAGTAGTCCATCCTTCGGTGGTGACGTCGAAGGAACAACCTCAGGTCTATCCTTTTCTCCTTGTGCAACGCACAAAAGCAATCCCTCATAACTCTTCATACAATTAGGCTTCAAGCATCCGAACAATTCAAAGAACTTGTCATATCCCTTGAGGGAAAATGAGTTCCACTTATCGTTCAGCTGAACCACAAAATTTCTTCCACCTTCAATGACCTGTACAGCCATCCAAATCCGATGATTCCAATTGAACTCAGTGCGCAAGGCAAAGAGCTAACAACATTATTAATAGGGTTGATGACCCAGCCCTTTTTCTGAAGGGGAAATACATTAATACCGTTTAAAATTCATGACTGTGAATGATATATCTCTTTTAAAATTCATGACTGAATGATATATCTCGCAAATAACGTTTGGTAGTTGACCAGcttaaattttcaaaattataaTGTCCTGTCAAAGAAGTTCAATTTCTGCCAATTAATACGGAATATCATGTGCTTCAAAGATGTGGAAAGTGGTAGCCACTTGCCAATTCTTTCCATTTCTTATAATTCGTACCACCCTTCTTTGCTGCCGCCCAACACACCCTTTCCCCATCCTATCCACCCACAAACTCCATTTCTGGTCTGCCGGCATAGCCACTTCTAGGTTGAGTAAATAGGCCATCTAGTTGAATAGAACTTCTAGGTTGTCCTCTGAGGTCCATGTTACCTAGTATATATATGACTAATTGCTAATGGAATTAAGTTTACAATTGTAAATTATCTCTCTTTTTAATAGCCACCACCATTGGCAATGGCAGCCAGTCAGTCAGAGAGATGATGATTTGAGCAATTGTAAAGTGCAATGACCTCAGCAGTTAACGTGCCACTATTTTGGGCAGTGTTAGTCTGGCAGAAATATTGGGCTGCTAACGTGCCACTATTTTGAGTTTATGACCAGCACACCACTACTCTGCAACGCACTGGTAATTCACATGTGGGATGGATAGTGAGGAAGAGGCTAAGTGTACATGGAAAAGGTGTTACCTATCAGTACATGCTAAAAAGCAACTCACTGTTGCATATTGCAAACTGATCTGAACAGAAGGCCACCATTTGATAAGTTCCCTAAATTCTTAAGAATGGAAGAAATGAACAGAACTTTTCTTTGGACAACCTTAAGTTTGCAAGAAGTAACATCGTAGTCCAAGTGGCCCTTCCAAGCAGAACCATCCCACTGTTGCAAAGAAAAATCATGGATTGCAAATGGTGCTatgaaaattcataaaattgtgCAAACTCTTGGATTTACAAAACCTGAGAAAGAATGATTGTATCAAGCAAACTTGGACCGCCTTGGTCAGCACATGCAAAGCTTCTAATGTTATCATTTCCATGTTGTTCTGTACCgaaacgatatagatgtgtctTCACACCTGAAGATGTAAAGAGGAGTTTATGACTATAACATCACTATACAACTAAAACTGAATATGCGCTGTTATTCTAAATGCAAATACCACTGAGAGACAGTGGTTTATTTGGTTCTGCAAAATTATGTAGGCGTTGTATTCCAAACTAACCTTTTGAGAATCAAGCAAGCACATATTATGAATTGAAATTGTAACATAACTAATCGATCCAACTCTTGAGTTTTAATACAGAGAAGGACAAATTGAGCAGTTTATACAAGCTCAGAGTTTTTTTGGAATACTAATTTGTTTTCAGCTAGACGCCTACAACAGATGAACATATAGTTTTGacagaaaaatagaattttgaATTCAAGGAATAATATGCAAAATCAGCAATAAGTGAGATAAAGCCATTGAAAACAATTATTGCTTACCTTCAAATTGATCCAGTGGAGAGTTCTTGCTCAGAAATGAATATTCTCCTTCTACCTTAGTAGCCGACACCATACTTATGATgattaatatatgtaatactaACTGATTATCTACAATGCTAACAATCCTAATTCAAGCTTCAGCAGCACCACCGCCGGCAAGATAGGTCAAATCAGAAGGATGCCCCCCTGCAGATGGGAGGGCACCACGACCACCGTGAAAAGAAGGGGATGCAAGTAGAAACTTAGGAAACCGCTGGGCACATTGTTTTCCCCTTCGTGTAGTACGGGATCCTATCCTTGGAGCCGTGGTTGATCTTCTGAAGGCAGCCCTGTTGGACCAGCTATCCCTATCCACCTTTGCAAGACCAACTTGGTTATTCTTCAGGAGCTTTCAAAAGGTGCTTGGATCATAAAATGCAGCAGCGCCTTATGTTGGACAATCCGAACATGAGCAAAATTTCAGTCAACAGGTCAAAAAATAGTACAGGTCTTAAGAGAGTACATAATTTATGGAGAACCAACATTAAAATGTCTAAAAAAAGTACACAACTAAATTAAGTGTCACAGATGTTAGGAATTTTATATCAAATTAAAAATACTCTATTATCCTTAGCGAGAAAATTCTAAACAAGTTATTTTATCTATTTAGATTCCGTGACATATAGCTGACAACCTAACATGTGAAACACAATGCCTTTGCGGGCTGGTTGATGAAATTATGCGGGCAGGTGGAACATCTGGTGACAAATAGCAAGAGCATTGGGGTAGATTGAATTAGGACAGTAGACAATTACAGATTACATACCGCCACAACCTACCAAAAGCGCACCTTCTGGCTGTCTGAATAGATAAAAAACAATAGAATGAATCGCCTACCATTTGCAGCTCcaaggaacaaaaaaaaaacgttCTGAAGCTAAACCATAGACCCTCGTCCCTAGAATGCATTGATCGATCCATGAGCAAATAGGCTGCCTAAAATCAGAAGCCTCCAACCGAATCacccatcctcacaactcaagaacacagacACGATCGGAATTTCGTCCCTAGAAATCGCACGATAGGGCTGTAGGAGTTACCAGGTCGCTCCACAACGCCCAAagatcagattttttttttttttttttttgctccacTTTCCACGCCCACGAACACAAGCAATTCCAAGAAACTAACACCTGTAATCGGACCAGACAACACACAGTTTCCACCCATCAACAACGGATCATTCAATCATCCTTCGATCTGACACCACCGTCCATCACCAATAAACAATGCACACGACAGAAAtcgaggaaaagaaaagacaacCGCAGATTGCACGCCAAGGGAAGCGATCGCACGCGGTGCCAAGAAATCGAACGCGAATAAGAAAGGGTGGATGGATGGGATAATCCGTACCAAGAAGCGGCGCTTGCGTCCGTccaggaggggaggagaggagaggaggggagcagGAGGGAAGGAACAAGGAACGTGTGGCGGATGGAGAGCTGGAACGCGGCTCGAGGGGGGGCGGCTGGCATAAAAGCCGCGGAAAAGTGGCAGTGAATTGTGGCACTTGGCTTCTCCTTTGGATAAAATCATGTGACCTTTTTGAACCAAACCTCCCGACCAGCAAAATTTTTCAAacctttttaaaaataaaattttaaatataaaCCTCTATAATTATATTTAGCAAATTTGTCTCCAAGAGATTGAAAGAATATGATTCTACCTGTGGGACACCTTATGTTTGGCATTTGATCAGAAAACTATGAAATCGTGGTTTTATTTGTAGCACACCGGAGAAAGGGGCAAAAATCATTATACCATCCACTTCATTTCGcatatttttttgaaacattTGGAAACAAAAGTTACACGGATGTGAAATACAAAATTTTAGAATGAATTTAATATATGAAtggagaaaataattttaggaAGTGTGAAGTTAACAAAATGTGCGGAAGGGGGCAAGACAATAGAAATgtctgaaaaggaaaaaaacaagaagCATCTTGACCAGGATCTAGGTGCTAGTCAGATGGCTTTACGACGGGTAAGACGAGGATGCGTCAACTAGGGAGGTTCAAGTTGCTATAATTCACTTTGTCTAgggtctcttcctctctctctcttaatgAACAAAGCATAGGCACAAATCTAATAAAAAACACAATAACACATAATATAGGATACAGCTTTcgtctttctcttttcttcttttattaTTCTATTTTGTTATATAATGGAACAACTCCTTAAGTTCCTTTATGTTGTTAATGAAAATAGGGTTTGCTCGCATTCGAAAAATAGAACAACTATATAAAGGGATATAGAAAGCCTCTTTTACTCGAGAGACAAGTTCAGTAAAGAGTCTATACTGAATAGGATACGGAGAAGGAACCGTTTAGGTGGAACCACCTCTACGTATCATGCAGCCGACGGCCTCCCTTACAACACATGAATTTGGCCACCCTGGAAGATGGTGTCGGGTTAAGAAGATGGTGTCCCACCGTTGTATGGACCTGTCTCTTATACTCACAAATTTTGTCGCCGATGGTGTTGTGCGATAACTAAAGATGTATTTGAGTTGGTGCATTATTTTGTAATCTGAAATTTTGGTTGTCTTTGTATTCTCCCTATTATTTGGATGATAGTTGAGATCTAGCTTGCCCCTTTGATTTGGCGAACTTTAGCCAAAACATGGAGTGTATTTTAGCCTAGCAATAGAGTGCCCTTTTCTGAGGCACCTCTGTCACACATAGAGGTTGGATGCTCGAACGCACATTActctgtttttttctttcaatgCAGGATATATACTTCCTTGACTCATGCATCGCAAACACTAAATGTAAACGGAATATTTATTCATGAGTCTATTGTTGTGTCTTGTACCATCAATAATAAGAATTGTCTCCCGTGGTTTTTTATCTGGTTAGAGGGTTTTTTCCATGTAAAAATCCTTGTCTCTCGATTCCTTTTTCCCCCACATACATGTATGTGCTGACTTGTCAGTGTCTAAGATAAAGTTCTACAAGAATGTTCAGATTTTGAAATGCAACAAACTGCGATTGTTACAAATACAAATTCACTACCCAAGACAAGTCATGGATACTGCACACTGATACAATTGTTCCGTCAAACAAAGACCTTTTGAATTTGCAATCTTAACTATAACTGCACACTAATAGAAATGAAGCTAGCAAAGATGACGCCGGTCACTCTAGCAATTGAACGGTCATGGCTACTTTGACTGCACATACTATCTAACTCTCTAAGTTAGCAAGCTTCTTTGCTGTAAGTCGATACAAAAGTTTGTCCGCAGCACAAAGTACTGAAGTTTTGAAACTCTTGTCAGGATTTTGTCCAGACGTTTATATGAACAAGAAATTGTTAAGACTTCCCCCCAGAGTGTCATGGTGCTAAATGCTTTCTCCTTTCAACACATTCTGCACAAGCCTCAAAATCTCTGTGACCTGGAAGCATAACGAAAAAGGTTATATATCCTGTAAAATCTCAATAGCAAGCGACACGTGTTCGTTTATGGAGTACTTCTCTTACCCCAGGGTAATGCTTCAAAACTGGAGAATAATGATCAAGTGCTATATAGATTTTTCCCAGAACACTTAGAAGGGTGtcaacctcatcgccaagtatATCAACCTGAATTACAATAAGGAAAGAAATCAGATGCTCTCGTTGCAAAAAATGAAGATAACAAAGAGTATCCATACTTTAGTGACTCAGGTCAGTTTTCTTTTAAGAGAAATGAATAAGCCATTAATGGACAACAGACATTCCCTGTTACGCCATCACTTTGGGACTCTTTAACATCAAAAAATCAATCCAAGTATTTGCCGTTGCGTGGAATTTAATTCACCATGAACCTAAAATCCCTTTACTCCACTTTTCTGTACTGTGGTGATGTAGCTTAGCAGCTTAAGAAAGAACGGAAGAACCATGAAAACATGACTAACCTCGGCTTCTGCTTTCCGAAGATTCGAACATTTAATCTCGAGTATTTGCTTATACCAGAATTCTTCTCTCTTTAAGACAGCAACTTGCTCCACCAGTGGGTTAAATTGACAAATTATACTAGTTAACCTGCacagaaattaaaaaataaatgaacaatTGAATAATATATGCTGAAATACAGCACAAGTTGCTACTCTACAGTCTACACCAACATGCAGATGCTTAAAATACATTAAGTGATTAGTTAATATGCTCCTGACAAGCGAGCCTAGCTTAAACTAGGAAAGGATATTAGTTAACTTACACACCTTGTTTCATGTCTTTTCATAGTTTCAGATAATATGCTTTCAAAATCGCTATATGCTTTCGACAACTTCTCCATACTAGCAAGGTCAAAGTCTAGGCGTCCTGTTTGTCCCCTCTGACTGTCAATGCATCGGGCTGGTGTTTTCTTCATTTTCCGAATAGTGGCGTCAAGTGAGGCATTCTGCTCTTTGGCTTCCTCCAAAGCAATAGACATAGAAGTTAAGTTTTCAGTCAGCCCGTGTATTTCTTGCTTGCATACATGGATTTGCTGCAAAGCCTCATACAAACATCTTTTCATTGAATTAGACTCACTCTTTGACTCTAATATCAGTAGTTCTTGCTCACACACTTTCTCCCTAAACATCAAAAGCTCATCGTTAACCAAATTGACTTGCTCATGGTGTTGCATTAATGTTGATCCCGCAATTGATACAAGTTGGTTATTTTCATACTTGAGCTTCTGTCTATCTTCATATATAATACTTAGCTGGTCTTCTTTTTCTATAAGCAACTCTTTGAGGAAGTACTCTTCCTGTTTCATATCACAAATTTGATTTTCGTAATTAGCAAACACTTCCCTGAATATAGACCAATCCAATAAATTGTTCAAGTGTCTCTCAATCTTTAAATCTTCAAGTTCATCTCTAAGCTTCTCGACAAGATTCAAGAGTTTTGCCTCTGACGGTGAGTGCTGAGCTATTTGGCTCTTTGCATCCAATACTTGAGAAGAGAGGTGCTTAACCTCCTCTCTTTTATCAGCCAGCAAACCACAGAGACGCTCATTTTCATGAAGTAAAGAACCAATCCTGTCCTTCAACCTGCACATCTCGTCATTCTCATTATGGTCAAAATAAGAGTTCTCTTTCCTCAAGGCTATCTCATCCAGTTTGGAAATAGTATGAAGCAACTTTAATTTGATGAATTCAagctctctttcttttctaaaaGGCAACAAAGCTTTATCTTTCGCAAATTCCCTTTTTACTCTGAACAGCTCTTCTGTCTTCTCGTGCAGTTCGGACTCGTGCTGTCTTCGCAATCTTAGCCATTCCGTCTTGAGAAAATTCGTGATTTCTTCGCTTTGCATGTGCTTCAAGAGGGAAAAATCTGGGATCTCAAGCATGGCCTCACCTGACTCGGTAGCTTTCTCCATTACAGGAGGTTCATTGTAATCTTTCATCTTCAGAACGTTATGGTTTTCTGGCTTTTCCAGACTACTGTGGGAAGTAGGATGCACACCGGATTCTGAACCCGCTACAACACTCAAAATACTGTTAAGTTCATCTTGCAGCACTGCAATCTCAGAAACCTTATCCTTCCAGTTCTTGTTAAATCTGCTATAAGCGTTCCGATGCTCCCATAACTTCATCTCAAACTCCCGATGCAAACCGCTAATGTAGTTCTGGATCACGATGTCGGAGACCTCTTTCTGCAGTTCATACTCCAACTGGAGAAAAGTTACAATACCATACAAGTTAGTCTAACTAGTATGGGATAAATATGGTTTCCATAACAAATCAAAATATAGTAGCAACTAATCCAAAATGTAGTCATTGATCCTCCCAAATTCCAAGAAAACTGCGCATAACGGTCAGAAACAACGCTTCTCCTATGGAAATGGTGAGCAGCTTGCAGAACTAACACACGAAAGAAGTTGCAAAATTGTTGTTCAGACCGTGTGAAAGCAAGACCAAAAcgcgagattttttttttttaccaaaagcAAACATTGCAAAGTGATGTTtaccaaaaaaaatctttccatGAAGCAAATTGCACGCGCAAAAGGTTGCGACTTCCCCCAGAATCTACAATGAGCAGCAATTATCCCAAAGCAAGTTGCTGCATACATTTGCAGAGTGTAAAGCACAACCAACACATGGAATCAAACAAGAACTGAACGAACTGGAGCTACTGAAGCATTTCGACATGCTTGTGTTTCTACTACACCAAATCCAGAACAAAACCAAAATTCGCGGTCGCGTAAGTCCAAGCCCTAGGAGAAACATTGAAATTGAAACGAGGGAGGTGGTACTCCGAGGAACTCACGAGGTCGGCCGCCTCCATCTCCACGGACGGAGGCGGATTACGCCTAGGTGAGGTGAGGCCCTCTGCTCCTCCGCCAAGAACACCACGAAGCACACTGCGACAGAGACTGGGATGCgattctccctccctccctctgctTCCAAAGTTGcaggggtggggggggggggggggggcggggcgGGAAAGCAGACGCGGCAAGATTCAAGAGAAAGGTGAGGCCTTTTCCCGTAAAGGCGCCTCCTTTTTCTAACCTCCTCTCCGTGTTTTTCTCTCTCGCCGCGCTTAATTGGGCAATCAAAACCAAATCACTGCAGTTGCTGCGcctaattggaattggaaaaGGAAATCAGCGAGAGAGGTGGTTGCTGCTGCTTTGGCGTGAGCTCACACGGACACAGCGAGCCAGGCAGGCAGGTAGGAAGACGGTGGATACTGACAGGGAGGCGTCTCTCTCGAGTCTCGGGACGGCGCGCAGTTGGAGCGGTTTGTCCGGGACGCCATGGCGTTGTGGAATAGCTGTTGCTGTCGGtttccttcctccctccctccctccgggGTTCACCCGCTCCACCGCACTCCACTCACGGGTTCCCCGCTCCACTGATTTGAGATTCGCGCTACCTTTATCATGGCAAATATCTCCGTGCAATCCCCAGTGAGACCTAGGCATGCACAGAGGTGAGGTGAAAAGTTTGAGGCCGGAGCATGATCAGCCTCACCCTCACGGTAAACAGTAAACACCGACGGCGACGAGAGTTCTGTGCTGAAACGGAGAGGTCTCAGAACTTGACTTCCTACCGAGGTTCGGCTTACCGACCGAAGCTTGGTTACTGAAAAGTCACGGTTACcacggtaaccggtcgaaaattcaaaaaaattcggataaaattcatttggcaaaatttgaaatttaggaaaaaatcacgattttagccgctcggtaaccagtcgatttggaccggttaccgaacggtttttgcgatttatcgagcggttttctcaaattttccgtattctcggtaaccgctcggttttctcggtaaccgctcggttttctcgatttatcgagcggttttcttgattttcagtgaagttcaaaaaaaacctaaaaattatctcaatcttgtaaaatcaataactaattcatcagcttcaaatcaagtgaaacaaaatttttttccttataacatgatctacatgataaaagtatttatactcataaaaatgttcaaaattttctgtgagaaattatatttattaaaccaagttaaatgcatagtttactctttgctaatccaaaaatcatgaaactaatttttttagtcttcttatataatcctatgtcttttaaaaatatatgaactcatgaattagttattgtaacatgcaagattgtataaatgtgttgtgactagattaattcataactgacccatcacacctcaaaaattagtgaaactacttttattagtttatttatactatgatttacgtacgaaaaataatagtagacatgaaaaagttaattacaatgctttttcttaacatattcactttatgcttgtgaactttgtaaaaatcatagagaaattaataaaactctaaataaagtgaaatcaattttaaagatcctcttaagatacgttttacacaagaaaaatatgtgtttgcatgttaaacattttttaacgtgagttaataactgagccgcacgcttcaatttttttcatttttttcaaacttcctccctatagaatatgatgcaaacgacattagttttgaaaaaaatttcacataaggtcttagaattgtgtctagtttttttaaaagtttttttttgaatttttgaatttttttatttttttaattcaaattcggttaccgttcggtttctgaaaccgaaccggaccGAGATGGTCGGTTATCATgatttttgctcggttaccGTTGATTTTTTAACCCTGCTTCCTACTCAAGCCTGCAGCCTAGCCAAGGGTGAgtttctctcattttccttttacCTCGGTTAAGAATGGTTTCGTTTATTTGCTACTCTCGTTTATAATTATTGACTTAAATgatcttatatttttattaatatgaGTGGTATTATAATCAAAATGTTAATTTTTTGAGTGGTAAATCATTAAGTTATTTCATTTGGAAGACGGCAATTTCATCAAAATGTTTCATGGATTTGCATACATTCAGTTTCCGGTAAAATCCGACGAAAATTCTCATGTTCCGAGAATGGCCTAATCTTACCGAGCGAAGCTCATCAAAGATTGCAAGTGGGGCTGAAAATGGCCAAAAACTAGCTTCCCTGAGGTCTCCAGTCCTCGTTGTCATTGGCTCCTTTTGATCGCCAGTCCTCCAGAGCtgcgcggccggccggccaccGTGGCTTTTAAATCAATCTAGAAAACCTTCAAGCCGTGCTAGGAAAACTTTCGACTCAATCCAAAAAACTTTCCACAAATTTTCAACTCGGTCTAAAAATACTTTCaatcagagaaaaaaatcaGCTGGAAGTAGAAGAAATTTCACcacaaatacaaaaaaaaattgatcacCCACACTTCGGCTGTGCAATCTACGGAAGACCATAGCTTAAAAGGAGCTGAACATAGCTTAAAAGGACCAGGGTTTCGTTATCGAACCAGCAGACGGAGGAGGCACAGGAAAACTGTATGATGTCCCAAATGGCAATCGTGATGATTCGGAGTATAAAAGTCGCACTCTGCGCCAAAAAGATTGTGTGTTGACGCCAGTTATAGTACTAAATTAGCGTCAAATTCTCTTAATATATCAATGATTTATCATCATCGTTATCAATTATTGTATCTAATTTTGAGAATTTTCGTATATAGTGTTGTTTTAGcatgttttacaaaattataaaaaaaagatgacaAAAAGGGTAAAGTTGGGCCTTGTTGAAATAGGCCTGAACTTTAGCAACCAGACACAGAAATTGGGCCTTGTTGGCCCAAAATAAGCACTGTGCTGCATGGCACCATCACTGGGCCTTGTGTCGCATAGCACTAGGCCCGCAAGGCTCACCTCGACCTTACCAAGCCCGAGGGCTTCCCCACATGCAAGTCTTCCGAAACATTCCATTAATCGCCGTAAAGAATATTTCAAAAGTACAAAATTAGAATTTGTAAATCATCCGTAATACAGACTCTTTACGCCGAGAAGATTTGGCGTAAAAGACCCTCATAGAGGTAATAGAAAGCCTTCTAAAAGATCAACAACTGACATACACGAAGACCAACGGTGGCATGCAAGGCAAGACCAAGTGTCACGGGGCACCGACTCCGATTACCGTGGGTACGTGCCACCACCTTCGAGCCCCTGTATAATCAGAAGCTCTCGATGCCCCAATCATTCAATCTCGAGTTCAGAGCCAATCTCGGAGAAATCTCACCCCTAATTCAATCTCGAATTGAGCGCTTGAGCTCACGCCTCTCTAAGCCATCCGCGCCTGAGCCCACTCCTCTCTCCTGCCGTCACCTGCTCGCAACCTTTTTTCATCCAAACAACTGTTTCCACACTAAGCCTGAGCAGGCAAGCAGTATCGTGCCTTAGCAGGCACCCTTTTCCCTTGGGCATGGTGACGAGGACAGCAGCCAAACAGCCCTATAGTCCGTGTCCCTTTTTTTCTCATATGAGATGTATTTTTCTCATACTGAACTCACATTAAAGACGTGAACCATGATATACAATTAACAGTAATAACCATCCCTATAATGTACAGAACCTGTCGTCCAAAAGCATTGAAGCAATTATCATAAGATGGCCATGTGCCTCACCAAGAAACAGATGATCATATTGACCAGAGATGGCGTTTTCTTGATTTGTTCCGTGCCAATTGTACATATTGAGCAACCATGCATCCAGTACCATGTAGAGTAATCATGAGGGCAAGACAGTAATCTATAGCCAAAGTTCATCTGAAGAACATGCCAAAGTTTGAAGCAAAACAAGTATTGTAGTAATCCATAGCCAGTTATTTTCTCCCCACAAGCAATCACAACTTGACCGGCCATAGGATGCAAGCATTATCACTTGATGAGGTAATACAAGAGTACAACAGTGAACcagcagtaaaaaaaaaaggaaactaaaaaaatgataGGTGAGAATTAGACCTCTATTATCAGCCGAACAGATTGACAGTAGCAACAAGAAACAGGCGTAAATAATAGGTAAAAATTAGACTTCTATCACCGGAATAAATTGCAGTAGCAAACAAGAAACAGACAATGATAATAGGAGAAAATTAGACCTCTATTATCACCAGAACGTTATAGAGCGAGCTCAGCCTACTACAGCACCAACCTGGATTATGGGAGTTTTTCACAGGATTTAATCAGTGTATAATGTTACAAGCAGTAAATTCCTGATGGGATCTTTTAGTGTATTTACAGCTAGTCTCTACTATCCTTTTCACTTATTTCCTTCTGTTCCCCAGAAAGATTAGGCCAGAAATTACTTTGATTGGCATGAACATCCCTTCAATGCCTGCAGAATT comes from the Phragmites australis chromosome 22, lpPhrAust1.1, whole genome shotgun sequence genome and includes:
- the LOC133905485 gene encoding WPP domain-associated protein-like; translated protein: MEAADLLEYELQKEVSDIVIQNYISGLHREFEMKLWEHRNAYSRFNKNWKDKVSEIAVLQDELNSILSVVAGSESGVHPTSHSSLEKPENHNVLKMKDYNEPPVMEKATESGEAMLEIPDFSLLKHMQSEEITNFLKTEWLRLRRQHESELHEKTEELFRVKREFAKDKALLPFRKERELEFIKLKLLHTISKLDEIALRKENSYFDHNENDEMCRLKDRIGSLLHENERLCGLLADKREEVKHLSSQVLDAKSQIAQHSPSEAKLLNLVEKLRDELEDLKIERHLNNLLDWSIFREVFANYENQICDMKQEEYFLKELLIEKEDQLSIIYEDRQKLKYENNQLVSIAGSTLMQHHEQVNLVNDELLMFREKVCEQELLILESKSESNSMKRCLYEALQQIHVCKQEIHGLTENLTSMSIALEEAKEQNASLDATIRKMKKTPARCIDSQRGQTGRLDFDLASMEKLSKAYSDFESILSETMKRHETRLTSIICQFNPLVEQVAVLKREEFWYKQILEIKCSNLRKAEAEVDILGDEVDTLLSVLGKIYIALDHYSPVLKHYPGVTEILRLVQNVLKGESI
- the LOC133904765 gene encoding GDP-L-galactose phosphorylase 1-like, yielding MVSATKVEGEYSFLSKNSPLDQFEGVKTHLYRFGTEQHGNDNIRSFACADQGGPSLLDTIILSQWDGSAWKGHLDYDVTSCKLKVIEGGRNFVVQLNDKWNSFSLKGYDKFFELFGCLKPNCMKSYEGLLLCVAQGEKDRPEVVPSTSPPKDGLLLIANAYPVEYGHIFLVSSAINQLSCSWDKRMFGLATKIASEVNNAAFRVFFDNGTSVVPDRMFFQACYFANPLPVESASTVTIYDGKARSGIIVSEIVDYPLKALVFTSNNIKALVNVVSEISFSLHDNSTAYSLLISNNGTKVFVFPQVKNLVTGYSLSAWECGGYFVYHTKFDFDKASETEISNKMTSVSLQDGAFEDLKHLCCATVDDLVM